A region from the Panicum hallii strain FIL2 chromosome 1, PHallii_v3.1, whole genome shotgun sequence genome encodes:
- the LOC112878974 gene encoding polyribonucleotide nucleotidyltransferase 2, mitochondrial, with product MSMAVAASLRSLARRRPRLRLPAAPLAVPGARAAFLSGAAEEAAADAAAAPPAPGRKVLESFREEFEIGGRSIAFETGKMARFANGSVVISMEDTNVLATVAAAKSSEPVRDFLPLTVDYQEKQYAQGVIPTTYMRREGAPKERELLCGRIIDRPIRPLFPPGFYHEIQIMVNVLSSDGKQDPDVMAANASSAALMLSDIPWNGPIGVIRVGRIDGNFVLNPTVHELGLSDLNLIYACSRDKTLMIDVQAREITERDLQAGMKLAHSEAIKCIDPQIRLAKRAGKEKKEYKISLISDTSYEKIRNLSEAPIEEVFTDSSYGKFERGEALEKITQSVKAKLEEENDEDSLKFLSKAVDTVRKQVIRKRIIEEGLRLDGRQLDEVRPLYCESNTYPILHGSALFSRGDTQVLCTVTLGAPGDAQRLDSIVGPPTKRFMLHYSFPPFSINEVAKRGGLNRREVGHGTLAEKALLAVLPPESDFPYTVRVNSEVMASDGSTSMASVCGGSMALMDAGIPVREHVAGVSVGLVSLVDPTTGDFSNYRILTDILGLEDHLGDMDFKIAGTRKGITAIQLDIKPAGIPLDIICESLEPARKARNQILDRMDQEISTARAINDGSGPRLATLSFSSDSLRKLLFHRKTIEKETGARVSVSDGTVTIVAKTQPIMDKAIEKVEFLVGREIEVGRTYKGIVSSIKEYGAFVEFNGGHQGLLHISELSHEPVSKVSDILTVGQVLSLMCIGQDVRGNIKLSLKATLPQPRKKDVKSKDPLPSQEVGWAAVENMPSVGADAEPSSSKHEDGTTEAPAFSTPSVIIRSEADCDAQDVANGPKKRAKVAKSSPRPYKAPSNCQEVRTATAKKAPGTTKKTKKVKIEESGSGGLETSGSDVPEQTASNTLDLKQSPVNFQSGSMKLGDVVTAKVYQIRAFGLVLELSDGARGMHKFEENGQKEFEVGQELLVKCQSFNAKGIPVFSLLD from the exons ATGTCGATGGCGGTGGCCGCCTCCCTCCGCTCCctggcgcgccgccggccccgcctccGCTTGCCCGCGGCGCCCCTTGCGGTCCCCGGTGCCCGCGCGGCATTCCTCTCgggcgcggcagaggaggcggccgcggatgcggcggcggcgccgcctgcCCCGGGCCGGAAGGTGCTGGAGAGCTTCCGCGAGGAGTTTGAGATCGGGGGCCGCTCCATCGCCTTCGAGACGGGAAAGATGGCGCGCTTCGCGAACGGCTCCGTGGTGATCTCCATGGAAGACACCAACGTCCTCGCAACCGTCGCCGCTGCCAAGTCCTCCGAGCCCGTCCGGGACTTTCTCCCGCTAACT GTTGACTATCAGGAAAAACAGTATGCTCAAGGTGTTATTCCGACAACATATATGCGCAGGGAAGGTGCCCCTAAGGAAAGGGAACTTCTGTGTGGGCGTATAATTGATCGACCAATAAGACCATTGTTTCCTCCTGGCTTTTACCATGAAATTCAG ATCATGGTAAATGTTCTTTCATCAGATGGAAAGCAAGATCCAGATGTGATGGCTGCAAATGCCTCTTCAGCTGCACTGATGCTATCTGATATACCTTGGAATGGGCCGATTGGAGTAATACGTGTTGGGAGAATTGATGGGAATTTTGTCTTAAATCCTACAGTCCATGAG CTAGGTTTGAGTGATCTCAATCTTATTTATGCATGTTCACGGGATAAAACTCTAATGATAGATGTGCAAGCTCGTGAAATAACTGAAAGGGATCTTCAGGCAGGAATGAAGCTTGCACACTCTGAG GCAATTAAATGTATTGACCCTCAAATAAGATTGGCTAAGCGAGCTGGCaaagagaagaaagagtacAAGATATCTCTGATTTCAGATACATCCTACGAGAAAATTAGAAATTTGTCAGAAGCACCTATTGAGGAAGTCTTCACTGATTCATCGTATGGCAAG TTTGAGCGGGGAGAAGCTTTAGAGAAAATCACACAATCTGTGAAAGCAAAGCTTGAAGAAGAAAATGACGAGGACAGCTTGAAGTTTCTGTCCAAGGCAGTTGACACCGTGAGAAAACAG GTCATTCGTAAAAGAATAATTGAGGAGGGACTTAGATTAGATGGTAGACAACTTGATGAGGTCAGACCATTGTATTGTGAATCCAATACATATCCGATATTACATGGCTCTGCCCTGTTTTCACGAGGAGACACGCag GTTCTATGTACAGTCACCCTTGGTGCTCCTGGTGATGCTCAGCGACTGGATTCAATTGTTGGGCCTCCAACGAAGCGTTTCATGCTTCACTATAGCTTTCCACCATTTTCAATAAATGAAGTTGCCAAACGTGGGGGCCTGAATCGACGAGAAGTTGGGCATG GCACTCTTGCGGAGAAAGCATTGCTCGCTGTGCTTCCTCCAGAAAGTGATTTTCCATACACTGTTCGGGTAAATTCAGAAGTCATGGCCTCTGATGGTTCAACATCAATGGCATCAGTATGTGGAG GAAGTATGGCCTTGATGGATGCTGGGATACCTGTAAGAGAACATGTAGCTGGTGTTTCAGTAGGTCTTGTAAGTCTAGTGGATCCAACCACTGGAGATTTTTCTAATTATCGCATCTTAACGGATATTTTG GGTCTTGAAGACCATTTGGGTGACATGGACTTCAAAATTGCAGGAACAAGGAAAGGCATTACTGCTATTCAACTGGATATAAAACCTGCTGGAATACCATTGGACATAATATGTGAAAGTTTAGAGCCTGCACGGAAGGCTCGAAATCAAATCCTTGACCGCATGGACCAGGAAATAAGTACCGCACGTGCTATTAATGATGGAAGCGGCCCTCGATTAG CTACACTGAGCTTCAGCAGTGATTCTCTTAGGAAACTCCTTTTCCACAGGAAAACAATAGAGAAAGAAACAG GTGCACGGGTATCAGTCAGCGACGGTACAGTCACTATTGTTGCTAAAACCCAACCAATTATGGATAAAGCTATTGAGAAG GTTGAGTTTCTCGTGGGCCGTGAAATTGAAGTTGGCCGAACATACAAAGGAATTGTTTCCTCGATTAAGGAGTATGGCGCTTTTGTGGAGTTCAATGGTGGACATCAAGGCCTTCTTCACATTTCAGAGTTGTCACATGAACCG GTATCAAAAGTCTCCGACATTCTAACTGTTGGCCAAGTGCTCTCTTTGATGTGTATTGGACAGGATGTGAGGGGTAACATTAAACTTTCACTTAAGGCAACCTTACCCCAACCACGTAAGAAGGATGTAAAAAGTAAAGATCCTTTGCCAAGTCAAGAAGTAGGCTGGGCTGCTGTAGAGAACATGCCCAGCGTGGGTGCTGATGCTGAGCCATCCAGTAGTAAACATGAAGATGGCACAACTGAGGCACCTGCATTTTCGACTCCTTCAGTTATTATTCGAAGTGAGGCTGACTGTGATGCTCAAGATGTTGCAAATGGTCCTAAGAAGCGGGCAAAGGTTGCAAAGTCATCTCCTAGACCATATAAAGCACCAAGCAATTGTCAGGAGGTTAGGACAGCTACTGCTAAGAAAGCCCCAGGTACTACCAAGAAAACTAAGAAAGTAAAGATTGAGGAATCTGGAAGTGGCGGCCTGGAAACCAGTGGGTCAGATGTTCCAGAACAGACTGCTAGCAACACTCTTGACCTGAAGCAGAGTCCCGTAAACTTCCAATCTGGGTCTATGAAGTTGGGTGATGTGGTTACAGCAAAGGTCTACCAGATTCGAGCTTTTGGACTAGTACTTGAGCTGAGCGATGGAGCACGCGGAATGCATAAATTTGAG gaaaatggtcaaaaGGAATTTGAAGTTGGTCAGGAACTACTTGTGAAATGTCAAAGTTTCAACGCCAAGGGAATTCCAGTCTTCTCATTGCTGGACTAG